A genomic stretch from Hemibagrus wyckioides isolate EC202008001 linkage group LG02, SWU_Hwy_1.0, whole genome shotgun sequence includes:
- the eftud2 gene encoding 116 kDa U5 small nuclear ribonucleoprotein component — METDLYDEFGNYIGPDLDSDEDEDVEAEDRDVAEADEDEEDDDQVDGDEEGGGMEVVLHEDKKYYPTAEEVYGPEVETIVQEEDTQPLTEPIIKPVKTKQFTLTEQELPATVYDMEFLADLMDSSELIRNVTLCGHLHHGKTCFVDCLIEQTHPEIRKRDDADLRYTDILFTEQERGVGIKSTPVTMVLPDSRGKSYLFNIMDTPGHVNFSDEVTAGIRLSDGIVLFIDAAEGVMLNTERLIKHVVQERLAITICINKIDRLILELKLPPTDAYYKLRHIVDEVNGMLSTYSTDESLVVSPLLGNVCFASSQYSTCFTLGSFAKIYSDTFGDINYNEFAKRLWGDIYFNPKTRKFTKKAPNSNSQRSFVEFVLEPLYKILSQVVGDVDTSLPRVLDELGIHLTKEELKLNIRPLLRLVCNRFFGEFTGFVDMCVQHIPSPQGGARAKIEHSYTGGLDSDLGEAMTECDPDGPLMCHTTKMYSTDDGVQFHAFGRVLSGTLQAGQPVKVLGENYTLEDEEDSQICTVGRLWISVARYQIEVNRVPAGNWVLIEGCDQPIVKTATITEPRGNEEAQIFRPLKFNTASVIKIAVEPVNPSELPKMLDGLRKVNKSYPSLTTKVEESGEHVILGTGELYLDCVMHDLRKMYSEIDIKVADPVVTFCETVVETSSLKCFAETPNKKNKITMIAEPLEKGLAEDIENEVVQITWNRKKLGEFFQTKYDWDLLAARSIWAFGPDTTGPNILVDDTLPSEVDKALLGSVKDSIVQGFQWGTREGPLCDEPIRNVKFKILDAVIAQEPLHRGGGQVIPTARRVVYSAFLMATPRLMEPYYFVEVQAPADCVSAVYTVLARRRGHVTQDAPIPGSPLYTIKAFIPAIDSFGFETDLRTHTQGQAFALSVFHHWQIVPGDPLDKSIVIRPLEPQPAPHLAREFMIKTRRRKGLSEDVSISKFFDDPMLLELAKQDVVLNYPM; from the exons ATGGAGACAGATCTGTACGACGAATTCGGGAACTACATCGGGCCGGATCTGGACTccgatgaggatgaagatgtcGAGGCAGAGGACAGGGATGTGGCCGAG GCAgacgaggatgaggaggatgacgATCAGGTGGACGGCGATGAGGAGGGCGGTGGCATGGAGGTCGTTTTGCACGAAGATAAGAAGTATTATCCCACTGCAGAGGAAGTCTATGGGCCTGAAGTGGAGACTATAGTCCAAGAGGAGGACACACAACCGCTTACCG AGCCCATTATAAAGCCTGTGAAGACGAAGCAGTTCACTCTTACAGAGCAGGAGCTGCCAGCTACAGTTTATGACATGGA GTTTCTTGCTGATTTAATGGACAGCTCCGAGCTGATTAGGAACGTCACTCTGTGCGGTCATTTACACCATGGCAAG ACATGCTTCGTGGACTGCCTGATCGAACAGACCCATCCGGAAATCCGTAAGAGAGATGACGCAGAT CTGCGCTATACAGATATTCTTTTCACCGAACAAGAG agaggagTCGGTATTAAGAGCACACCTGTGACGATGGTACTCCCCGACTCGAGAGGGAAATCCTACCTGTTCAATATCATGGACACTCCAG GTCACGTGAACTTCTCGGATGAGGTTACAGCAGGAATCAGGCTTTCAGATGGGATCGTGCTGTTCATCGACGCTGCTGAGGGG GTGATGCTGAACACCGAGCGTCTGATAAAACATGTGGTGCAGGAGCGTCTGGCCATCACCATCTGCATTAACAAAATAGACCGGCTGATCCTGGAGCTGAAACTTCCTCCCACTGATGCCTACTACAAACTGCGTCATATTGTCGATGAGGTCAACGGCATGCTCAG CACATATTCAACTGATGAGTCTCTAGTAGTGTCTCCTCTTCTGGGAAATGTGTGTTTCGCCTCTTCACAATACAGCACCTGCTTTACCCTCGGGTCTTTCGCCAAGATCTACTCCGATACCTTTg gtgaCATAAACTACAACGAGTTTGCAAAGAGACTCTGGGGAGACATTTACTTCAACCCCAAGAC GAGGAAGTTCACTAAAAAAGCCCCCAACAGTAACTCGCAGCGCAGCTTCGTGGAGTTCGTACTGGAGCCGCTCTACAAGATCCTCTCGCAG GTGGTCGGAGATGTGGACACATCACTGCCACGCGTATTGGATGAATTGGGGATCCACCTGACCAAAGAGGAGCTGAAACTCAACATCCGGCCTCTGCTGCGCCTCGTCTGTAACCGCTTCTTTGGAGAGTTCACAG GTTTTGTGGACATGTGCGTGCAGCACATTCCATCTCCTCAAGGGGGCGCCAGAGCCAAGATCGAGCACAGCTACACCGGAGGACTGGACTCAGATCTGGGGGAGGCCATGACTGAGTGTGACCCTGAT GGTCCGTTAATGTGTCACACCACTAAGATGTACAGCACAGATGACGGAGTGCAGTTCCACGCCTTTGGTCGGGTTCTGAGCGGGACGCTGCAGGCGGGGCAGCCGGTGAAAGTTCTGGGAGAGAATTACACTCTGGAGGACGAAGAGGACTCGCAGATCTGTACTGTCGGACGCCTCTGGATCTCGGTAGCAAG gtatcaGATTGAGGTGAATCGGGTCCCCGCTGGCAACTGGGTGCTAATTGAAGGCTGTGACCAGCCCATTGTGAAAACAGCCACCATCACAGAGCCTCGGGGCAATGAAGAG GCTCAGATCTTCAGGCCACTGAAGTTCAACACGGCTTCGGTCATCAAAATTGCTGTGGAGCCTGTCAATCCATCTGAGCTGCCCAAGATGTTGGATGGACTGAGAAAAGTTAACAAGAGCTATCCATCCCTTACAACAaag gtgGAGGAATCTGGAGAGCATGTTATCCTGGGTACAGGTGAGCTCTACCTGGACTGCGTTATGCATGACCTGAGGAAAATGTACTCCGAGATCGATATCAAG GTAGCTGACCCTGTGGTGACCTTTTGCGAGACAGTGGTGGAAACATCCTCTCTCAAGTGCTTTGCTGAAACACCCAATAAAaa gaacAAGATCACGATGATTGCTGAGCCTCTGGAGAAAGGCCTTGCTGAAGATATCGAGAACGAGGTGGTGCAGATCACGTGGAACAG AAAGAAGTTGGGGGAGTTCTTCCAGACCAAGTATGACTGGGATTTACTGGCAGCTCGTTCTATCTGGGCTTTTGGACCCGACACTACGGGACCTAACATCTTGGTAGACGACACTCTGCCGTCTGAG gtggacaAAGCTCTCCTTGGCTCAGTGAAGGACAGCATCGTTCAGGGCTTCCAGTGGGGAACCAGAGAAGGTCCTCTATGTGATGAAC CTATCCGTAATGTGAAATTTAAGATCCTGGATGCGGTCATCGCTCAGGAGCCGTTACACAGAGGAGGCGGACAGGTCATTCCTACCGCACGAAGAGTCGTGTATTCCGCCTTCCTCATG GCTACACCCAGGCTGATGGAGCCCTATTACTTTGTGGAGGTTCAGGCTCCTGCTGATTGTGTGTCTGCTGTTTACACTGTGCTGGCACGCAGGAG aggtcatgtgacaCAGGATGCACCAATCCCCGGGTCTCCCCTGTACACAATCAAGGCTTTCATTCCTGCTATCGACTCATTTGGGTTTGAGACTGAtctgcgtacacacacacagggacaggCCTTCGCACTGAGTGTGTTCCATCACTGGCag ATCGTTCCTGGTGATCCCCTGGACAAGAGCATCGTGATTCGGCCATTAGAGCCTCAGCCCGCCCCTCATCTAGCCAGAGAGTTCATGATCAAAACTCGTAGGCGCAAG GGTTTGAGCGAAGACGTCAGCATCAGCAAGTTCTTCGACGATCCTATGTTGTTGGAGCTGGCCAAGCAGGACGTGGTGTTGAACTACCCCATGTGA